The genome window CAATCGTCTCGGCTATCGTACGGGGGCGGGAAATACGTGGGTACAAACGCGGGTCAACTCGCTGCGCAATCATAACGGCATCGCGGCGTTCAATCCGGAACGCGATGGGAGTCAGGCGCTAACTATCGCCGCCGCCGCGAAGCTCCTTGGAGTAAGCACCGCGACCGTTCGCAAGCTGGTGGAATCCGGCCTGCTATGCGCGCATCAGCCGGTGCCGTACGCGCCATGGGCGATCAGCCCCGAACAACTGGCGAGCGAAAAGGTAAAAGCCGCCGTTGAGGCCATAAGGCTGCGGCAAAAGCTCCCGC of Candidatus Binataceae bacterium contains these proteins:
- a CDS encoding helix-turn-helix domain-containing protein, encoding VLIEEIVVGIVADQSIELVIHWKGDKHSALYVHKNRTGQHRYTTDREVVEVVRDLARTLPDAQIARVLNRLGYRTGAGNTWVQTRVNSLRNHNGIAAFNPERDGSQALTIAAAAKLLGVSTATVRKLVESGLLCAHQPVPYAPWAISPEQLASEKVKAAVEAIRLRQKLPRSVPAGQLNLINPGT